The sequence TTGCAACTCGCAGCTACATGCAACTTCTCGATGAGAATCGGTTGTACAGCCAGCCAGTTCCGCTCTAGCGTGGTCGTGTCACACCGAGTGCCGAATCCGGCACGCCAGGTGATCACGATCCCGCCTGCCCACGACCTTGGGGGACGTGTGTCCGGGCGCACAGACAGCAAGAGGTTCCGGGTCCGCAGGGACTCCATCCCCGCCGCTCGGCGGCACGTCAGAACGGTCCTGGTCGGGTGGAAACTCGGCGGCCTGGTGGACGACGCGTCGCTGATCGCCAGCGAGTTGGCCACCAATGTCATCGCCCACGCCAAGGGCACCGGCGACTACTTCGAGTTGGGGTTCCGGCGCCGGGATGGCGTGCTGATCCTGGAGGTCGCCGACTCCTACCAGTGGCTGATGCCGGAACTCCGTAAGCCCGCCGACGACGAGACCTCCGGCCGGGGCCTGCTCATCGTCGACGCGCTCGCCGAGCGGTGGGGCGTACACCCGCGTAACCCCGGCAAGACCGTCTGGGCCCAACTGCCCGCCGGAGCGCGGCTCCTGTGAGGCGGCGCCCCCGCCGCCCGCACGCTCCTCCCCCGTCCCCGCCCCTCCCCTTCGCCGAGCTGGTGCGTATCGAGGGCGACCCCGCGTACCGGGACCGGCATTTCCCCGGGCTGAGCGCGGCGATCGCGCAGCGGGGCCACTGGCGCTCGCCCGAGGCGGATGCGCTGGTGCGGCGGCTGAGGGCGCCGCCGGGAGAGGTGAGCGGCAGCAGAGCAACCAGTCCACCACCAGCACGGAGGTACCCGTAGATGAGCACGACGACGCGGACGCCCGCCCCCTGGGGAACGGGCCGGATGGGCCCGTACGAGGTCGGCCCCACCACCCCGCCGCTCACCCCCGTACTCGACCCCGAGACCCAGGTGGCCCTGGTCCTCGACGGAGACGGGCGCATGGT is a genomic window of Streptomyces sp. SID8374 containing:
- the tgmA gene encoding putative ATP-grasp-modified RiPP; translation: MSTTTRTPAPWGTGRMGPYEVGPTTPPLTPVLDPETQVALVLDGDGRMVGMGGHGTSTSGLTPTQTTPGDGAGPGGANDSDATESYDQDQSG
- a CDS encoding ATP-binding protein encodes the protein MSGRTDSKRFRVRRDSIPAARRHVRTVLVGWKLGGLVDDASLIASELATNVIAHAKGTGDYFELGFRRRDGVLILEVADSYQWLMPELRKPADDETSGRGLLIVDALAERWGVHPRNPGKTVWAQLPAGARLL